Proteins encoded together in one Bacillota bacterium window:
- a CDS encoding ABC transporter ATP-binding protein: MLEVRNLDVAYNGIPALRGVSLDVREGEVVSVLGPNGAGKTTLLNAISGLVKPDPSSKILFMGEDISQLEPGQIVAKGIIQVPEGRQIFPELTVLENVEVGSIRRKDRAKIKKDIEDIFEVFPELKGRKRQLGGTLSGGEQQMLAIARALIAEPKLLMIDEPSMGLAPIVVQRIFRLIQTDIRKRGITVLLVEQNAYLSMAVSDRAYILAQGEVALNGTVEELSRDAKVKETYFRGRSLGAQSGS; this comes from the coding sequence ATGCTCGAAGTCCGCAACCTGGACGTCGCTTACAACGGAATTCCAGCTCTTCGTGGCGTTTCTTTGGACGTGAGAGAGGGCGAGGTCGTGTCAGTGCTAGGGCCAAACGGTGCAGGCAAGACCACGCTGCTCAACGCGATATCGGGGCTTGTGAAACCCGATCCGTCCAGCAAGATACTGTTCATGGGAGAGGACATATCTCAACTCGAGCCCGGCCAGATAGTTGCCAAGGGGATTATCCAGGTCCCGGAGGGCCGGCAGATATTCCCAGAGCTGACCGTGCTCGAGAATGTGGAGGTCGGCTCCATAAGGAGGAAGGACCGGGCGAAAATCAAGAAGGACATAGAAGACATATTCGAGGTATTCCCGGAGCTCAAAGGAAGAAAGCGACAACTCGGAGGCACGCTCAGTGGCGGCGAACAGCAAATGCTCGCTATAGCGCGGGCCCTAATTGCTGAGCCAAAGCTGCTCATGATTGATGAGCCCTCCATGGGACTTGCCCCGATCGTCGTCCAGAGGATATTCAGGCTTATACAAACCGACATCCGTAAGCGCGGGATCACGGTCCTCTTGGTTGAGCAGAACGCTTATCTCTCAATGGCTGTGAGCGACAGGGCATACATCTTAGCCCAGGGCGAGGTTGCCTTGAACGGGACGGTCGAGGAACTCTCCCGGGATGCCAAGGTCAAGGAGACCTATTTCAGAGGCAGAAGTCTCGGGGCGCAGAGCGGTTCTTAG
- a CDS encoding branched-chain amino acid ABC transporter permease, with protein sequence MLSQIVQNAVSGVAIGLLYGLIGLGVVLFFQTTNLINFAHISSAMLGAYLFYTFYVLLHQRFVTSLVVAVLMVALYGALLKRFVYNPLLKRQGGRLEFIIATLMLSVFLLNAVIVLWGGIPLPFPPVFGDPTKPLILGDIVIQYHSLWVLGFVGLFVIALQLFFTKTITGKSLRAVAQNPRAARLMGVDVDKMLRLSFMLSTGITALAGILLAPTYFVSLDLGGGIIGIKGFASAVIAGLKKPYLALLGGVMIGLAENFVVLYFSSTYRDVITFFLLILFLVVRRQPEEAGR encoded by the coding sequence ATGCTGAGCCAGATAGTTCAGAACGCCGTGAGCGGTGTGGCCATCGGCCTCCTGTACGGTCTTATCGGGCTAGGGGTTGTGCTGTTTTTCCAGACGACGAACCTGATCAACTTTGCACATATCTCTTCCGCTATGCTTGGCGCGTACCTGTTCTATACGTTTTACGTGTTATTGCACCAGAGGTTTGTCACATCCCTTGTCGTGGCTGTTCTCATGGTCGCCCTTTACGGAGCCCTCCTCAAGCGGTTTGTGTACAACCCTCTGTTAAAGCGTCAAGGCGGACGACTGGAGTTTATTATCGCCACTCTTATGCTTTCGGTTTTTCTTCTGAACGCGGTAATAGTCCTTTGGGGTGGCATCCCGCTTCCGTTCCCGCCCGTATTCGGAGACCCTACGAAGCCTTTGATACTGGGGGACATTGTGATCCAGTATCACTCATTGTGGGTATTGGGATTCGTTGGTTTGTTTGTTATAGCGCTTCAGCTATTCTTCACCAAGACCATTACCGGGAAGTCTCTCCGGGCCGTCGCTCAGAATCCCAGAGCGGCCAGGCTTATGGGCGTTGACGTTGACAAGATGCTCCGCCTTTCATTCATGTTGAGTACCGGGATTACGGCTCTGGCCGGAATCCTGCTAGCGCCGACGTACTTTGTGTCGCTGGATCTCGGAGGTGGTATCATCGGAATCAAGGGGTTCGCTTCGGCCGTCATTGCAGGGTTGAAGAAACCTTATCTTGCGCTGCTCGGCGGGGTCATGATCGGGCTTGCGGAGAACTTTGTCGTGCTGTACTTCTCGTCCACCTACAGGGACGTCATCACTTTCTTTCTCCTGATATTGTTCCTGGTGGTCAGAAGACAGCCCGAGGAAGCGGGAAGGTAA
- the larA gene encoding nickel-dependent lactate racemase has protein sequence MPAEFDLKYGDITVAVSVPEGLRTTVLSPGVGANSAGSGAPLTDPLLALEDSLRNPIGSPPLCEVVRPGDRVVVLVSDITRLWIRTSDFMAPILDHLNRAGVPDSRISICVAMGSHRKMTPDEIRRIVGDMAYERVSVFQHDIDDENGFVYLGKTSRGTPVWVNRRVMEHDRILMTGGIVHHAMAGYGGGRKSVLPGIASRDTIKANHLWVLDPDKVGIRPGVGSAKTLGNPLHEDMVDAAAMVAPDFIVNVVTDSQGWFAGFFSGHWLEAWQAGCKLVDRMYCVPIDHKVDMVIASCGGYPRDISMYQASKSFYNAWMALKPGGTLVLLVEAREGGGGEEFFKWFRYPDIESCYEALKSDFTVAGYLAFLTRYIASVVRTVIVTDMDSNLVRTMGVIPAPTVREAVETGLSWAGHDPEILVMPEAGITLPILHGETP, from the coding sequence GTGCCGGCCGAGTTTGATTTGAAATACGGAGACATCACCGTTGCGGTCTCCGTCCCAGAGGGCCTTCGAACGACTGTGCTTAGTCCAGGCGTGGGTGCGAACAGCGCTGGCAGCGGCGCCCCGTTGACTGATCCTTTACTCGCGCTGGAGGACTCTCTCAGAAACCCCATAGGCTCGCCGCCACTGTGCGAGGTGGTGCGGCCGGGGGACCGGGTCGTAGTGCTCGTGAGCGACATTACAAGGCTTTGGATCCGTACGAGCGACTTCATGGCTCCCATTCTGGACCACCTCAACCGCGCAGGGGTGCCGGACTCCCGCATTTCAATATGCGTGGCCATGGGGTCTCACAGGAAAATGACGCCCGATGAGATACGCCGGATCGTTGGCGATATGGCGTACGAAAGGGTTTCCGTGTTCCAGCACGACATCGATGACGAGAACGGGTTCGTGTACCTCGGCAAGACCAGTCGGGGCACGCCAGTGTGGGTCAATCGGCGGGTGATGGAACACGACAGGATTCTAATGACCGGCGGAATCGTCCACCATGCTATGGCTGGATACGGGGGCGGAAGGAAAAGCGTCCTGCCTGGGATCGCCTCGAGGGACACGATCAAGGCCAACCATCTTTGGGTCTTGGACCCGGACAAGGTAGGGATAAGGCCAGGGGTTGGGTCCGCCAAAACCTTGGGTAATCCACTTCACGAGGACATGGTGGACGCCGCAGCCATGGTGGCACCGGACTTCATTGTCAACGTGGTCACCGACTCGCAGGGCTGGTTTGCGGGCTTCTTCTCCGGGCACTGGCTTGAGGCCTGGCAAGCGGGGTGCAAATTGGTGGACCGCATGTATTGCGTCCCGATAGACCACAAGGTGGATATGGTGATCGCCTCGTGCGGTGGGTACCCTAGGGACATTTCCATGTACCAAGCCAGCAAGAGCTTCTATAACGCCTGGATGGCGCTCAAGCCTGGAGGGACCCTTGTCCTTTTGGTCGAGGCGAGGGAGGGAGGGGGCGGCGAGGAGTTCTTCAAATGGTTTCGATACCCGGATATCGAATCGTGCTACGAGGCGCTCAAGAGCGACTTCACGGTTGCGGGTTACCTAGCGTTCTTGACGCGGTATATTGCCAGCGTGGTAAGGACAGTCATTGTAACCGATATGGATAGTAACTTGGTGCGGACAATGGGGGTAATTCCTGCGCCCACCGTGCGCGAAGCCGTGGAAACAGGGTTAAGTTGGGCGGGGCATGATCCAGAGATACTGGTCATGCCTGAGGCCGGAATAACCCTTCCGATCCTGCACGGCGAGACGCCTTGA
- the ilvD gene encoding dihydroxy-acid dehydratase has translation MDLRSRNITLEPPQRALLKGVGLSDEDLELPLIGIANSFSELSPGHIHLRTISDYVRRGIRYAGGTPLEFNTIALCDGLSGAFVRHKEAQRYTLPHRDLIADSVEMAIEANQLDGLVAIGTCDKIVPGMLMACARLGIPAIFVFGGSMLPGRYKGRVICGGATEMIEATGQYKAGALSKEDMDAMVENACPTPGACGAMVTGNSMGVIAEALGMGLPGSGTVPALDMRQLRLAELAGRRIVSLVRAGITARDVISREAMENAIRVLCATGGSTNCILHIMAISREAGLDVDLDLIDELSRRTPHLCPLIPSGEFSVPEFHDAGGVQGVMKRLAPLLHLDCMTVTGETLGKNLERAEVRDERVIRPLHDPYKPEGGIAVLKGNLAPEGAVVKQSAVSERMQYHVGRARVFDSEEDATEAVLAGKVHEGEVVVVRYEGPKGGPGMREMTTVIGAIWGKGLQNSVSLITDGRFSGAIRGPAIGYISPEAAEGGPLGVIEDGDLIEIDIPRRKLEVRLDEAQIRERLARWTRPAFKVERGCLRMYERFSSSANKGAVIEP, from the coding sequence GTGGACCTTAGGAGCCGTAACATCACGCTCGAGCCACCGCAGCGCGCTCTCTTGAAAGGCGTTGGGCTCAGTGACGAGGATCTTGAACTCCCTCTTATCGGGATCGCCAACTCGTTCAGCGAGCTCTCTCCTGGTCACATTCACCTGCGCACGATATCTGACTACGTCCGGCGCGGGATCAGGTACGCCGGGGGGACCCCCCTCGAGTTCAACACCATAGCGCTTTGTGATGGGCTTTCCGGGGCGTTTGTCCGGCACAAGGAAGCGCAACGCTATACGCTGCCTCATAGGGATCTCATCGCCGACTCCGTCGAGATGGCGATAGAAGCCAACCAGCTGGACGGGCTCGTGGCCATAGGCACGTGCGACAAGATCGTTCCAGGCATGCTCATGGCCTGTGCTAGGCTGGGAATTCCGGCCATATTCGTTTTCGGCGGGTCGATGCTTCCGGGCAGGTACAAGGGCCGAGTGATCTGCGGCGGCGCCACCGAGATGATAGAGGCCACGGGCCAGTATAAAGCGGGCGCTCTCAGCAAGGAAGACATGGACGCAATGGTTGAGAACGCCTGCCCAACCCCCGGCGCGTGTGGCGCTATGGTAACGGGAAACAGCATGGGCGTCATTGCTGAGGCCCTCGGCATGGGCCTCCCCGGGTCCGGAACCGTCCCAGCCCTCGACATGCGCCAGCTCAGGCTAGCCGAGCTTGCTGGGCGAAGGATTGTGAGCCTCGTGCGTGCTGGTATCACCGCTAGGGACGTGATCTCACGGGAAGCTATGGAAAACGCCATAAGGGTACTGTGCGCGACTGGCGGGTCTACCAACTGCATTCTACATATCATGGCCATCTCCAGGGAGGCGGGGCTCGATGTGGACCTCGATTTGATTGACGAACTCAGCCGCAGGACACCGCATCTGTGCCCACTCATCCCGTCCGGGGAGTTCAGTGTGCCCGAGTTTCATGACGCTGGCGGAGTCCAGGGCGTTATGAAAAGGCTTGCGCCACTGCTGCACCTCGATTGTATGACGGTCACTGGCGAGACTCTGGGCAAGAACCTCGAGCGAGCTGAGGTCCGTGACGAACGAGTGATTAGGCCTCTGCACGATCCTTACAAGCCAGAAGGTGGCATTGCGGTGCTCAAGGGAAATCTCGCTCCCGAAGGCGCCGTCGTCAAGCAATCCGCCGTGTCCGAACGAATGCAGTACCACGTGGGACGCGCCCGGGTGTTCGATTCCGAGGAGGATGCGACCGAGGCGGTCTTGGCCGGCAAGGTCCACGAAGGAGAGGTGGTCGTCGTCAGGTATGAGGGACCCAAGGGAGGTCCCGGTATGCGGGAAATGACGACCGTGATCGGCGCGATATGGGGTAAAGGCCTTCAAAACTCAGTTTCGCTCATCACCGACGGACGGTTCTCAGGAGCGATAAGGGGACCGGCCATAGGCTATATTTCCCCGGAAGCCGCGGAGGGCGGGCCGCTTGGGGTGATCGAAGACGGTGATTTAATCGAGATCGACATCCCCCGCCGAAAACTAGAGGTTCGCCTGGATGAAGCCCAGATAAGAGAGCGACTGGCACGCTGGACGAGGCCTGCGTTCAAAGTGGAGAGGGGCTGCCTTCGCATGTATGAGCGTTTCTCGAGCTCTGCGAACAAAGGGGCGGTAATCGAGCCATGA
- the larA gene encoding nickel-dependent lactate racemase gives MKTTGPGEVSIPFGDGEVLVDLRNADVVAVCGIARYPAVDDIEARVAEAIAAPIGVPRLREMARGARRVAIVSDDATRPTPVADILPPILGELRASGVPDDAITIVMANGSHRLMTANEIEQKLGPGVARRFKVVNHDYRAPDLVDFGCTPSGVPIHVNKEIADADFVIGLGSIVPHRYCGWSGGAKIIQPGVCGEETTVATHLMITRDPSVRLGNVENVVRHEMEEVAARAGLRFIVNVILNADCQVVGIVAGHPVAAHRSGVSKALEVCGTRIREKADLVIAGSHPADMNFWQAGKALYSADLAVKDGGTIILVSPMHEGIGEHKEFGELLSLEYDEIMKRLRQGEILDRLSAAAALAVSLVARRTRIVLVTNGLSDRDVSAMGFVRYDVADLQKAVDDALAPYGNLTRRVVVLREAPDILPMVE, from the coding sequence ATGAAGACGACCGGGCCAGGAGAGGTCTCGATTCCCTTCGGTGATGGCGAGGTATTGGTGGACCTCAGAAACGCCGACGTCGTTGCTGTTTGCGGGATCGCAAGATATCCGGCAGTGGATGACATAGAGGCGCGCGTAGCGGAAGCCATCGCTGCTCCCATTGGCGTCCCGCGACTGCGAGAAATGGCAAGAGGCGCGAGGCGCGTCGCGATCGTGTCAGACGACGCCACCCGCCCTACTCCCGTTGCGGATATTCTTCCGCCCATCCTTGGCGAACTAAGGGCATCTGGTGTGCCAGATGACGCAATAACCATCGTCATGGCAAACGGCTCGCACAGGCTCATGACCGCGAACGAGATAGAGCAGAAACTCGGGCCGGGCGTGGCGCGAAGGTTCAAGGTAGTCAACCATGATTACAGAGCACCCGACCTTGTGGACTTCGGCTGCACCCCGAGTGGCGTTCCGATTCATGTGAACAAGGAAATCGCGGATGCGGACTTCGTGATAGGACTGGGAAGCATAGTCCCGCATAGGTACTGCGGGTGGTCAGGCGGTGCGAAGATAATCCAGCCTGGCGTTTGTGGCGAGGAGACCACGGTCGCGACCCACCTCATGATAACTCGGGATCCCAGCGTAAGGTTGGGCAACGTCGAGAACGTGGTAAGGCATGAGATGGAGGAGGTTGCCGCTAGGGCCGGGCTCAGGTTCATAGTGAACGTCATCCTGAACGCTGATTGCCAGGTCGTCGGAATAGTGGCGGGCCATCCCGTGGCAGCGCACAGGTCGGGCGTATCTAAGGCTCTCGAGGTCTGCGGGACCAGGATACGTGAGAAGGCGGACCTAGTGATCGCAGGCTCGCATCCTGCGGACATGAACTTCTGGCAGGCTGGGAAGGCTCTCTATTCGGCAGACCTGGCCGTAAAGGATGGCGGTACCATAATCCTGGTGTCGCCCATGCATGAGGGGATCGGTGAACACAAGGAGTTCGGCGAACTGCTGTCGCTCGAATACGATGAGATCATGAAACGCTTGCGTCAGGGCGAGATCCTGGACCGTCTGTCCGCCGCGGCGGCTCTCGCCGTGAGTCTTGTGGCGCGAAGAACGAGAATAGTGCTAGTAACTAATGGTCTCAGCGATCGGGACGTCTCCGCGATGGGCTTCGTGAGGTATGACGTGGCTGACCTGCAAAAGGCCGTGGACGACGCATTGGCGCCGTACGGCAATCTCACGCGCAGAGTCGTTGTTCTGCGCGAGGCTCCAGACATCCTTCCGATGGTCGAATGA
- a CDS encoding ABC transporter ATP-binding protein codes for MAILTTKNLTKRFGGLVAVNDLSVEIPEGQVTGLIGPNGSGKSTFINLISGVYRPTSGEIHFNGQDIAGKPAHVITAMGMARTYQQIRLFEQLTVLENVLVGRHLSYSSNLLDILLATKKLSAEERTEKEKAFEYLRLVGLADKADEYPRNLPYGFRRNLEIARALALEPRLLLLDEPAAGMNRDEFLAVTQLILNLKAQGLSILLVEHTMEFIETVADKVIVLNFGCKLAEGTFGEIERDPNVIEAYLGKEGL; via the coding sequence GTGGCTATTCTAACCACGAAGAATCTCACGAAAAGGTTCGGCGGACTTGTCGCGGTCAATGACCTCAGCGTTGAAATCCCGGAAGGACAGGTGACCGGCCTCATTGGCCCCAACGGGTCGGGGAAAAGCACTTTTATCAACCTCATTTCCGGGGTGTACAGGCCAACCTCCGGCGAGATTCACTTCAACGGCCAGGATATCGCGGGCAAACCTGCCCATGTTATCACGGCTATGGGTATGGCCAGAACCTACCAGCAGATCCGGCTTTTCGAGCAACTCACCGTCCTCGAAAACGTCCTCGTTGGGAGGCACCTGAGCTATTCGTCGAACCTCCTCGACATCCTCCTCGCCACAAAGAAGCTTTCGGCCGAGGAGAGGACCGAGAAGGAAAAGGCGTTTGAATACTTGCGACTCGTCGGGCTCGCTGACAAGGCAGATGAGTATCCGAGAAACCTGCCGTACGGTTTCAGGCGGAATCTCGAGATAGCGCGGGCTCTTGCGCTCGAACCGAGACTCTTGCTCCTAGACGAGCCGGCGGCGGGCATGAACCGCGACGAATTCCTTGCGGTCACTCAACTCATCCTCAACCTCAAGGCCCAGGGGCTTTCCATCTTGCTTGTGGAGCACACCATGGAATTCATCGAGACGGTTGCCGATAAGGTGATAGTCCTCAACTTTGGATGCAAGCTGGCTGAGGGCACGTTCGGGGAGATCGAGAGAGACCCGAACGTCATCGAGGCGTACCTGGGCAAGGAGGGGCTGTGA
- a CDS encoding branched-chain amino acid ABC transporter permease, with amino-acid sequence MTAAFLLIPVLDRNQYHIYILDRALINCIVASGLVALTGLAGQMSLGHAAFYGIGAYTSALLTARLGVPIWLGIVVAAVVCLAAGMLLGIPSFRVSGFYLSLVTIAFGNIVWMVIVNWQSLTGGPLGLLGIPTIRVSGKPIGKVGFFYLSAVVLALTFIISRRIAGSYLGRAMRAMRDDEVAATTMGINARALKLMVFSLSAMYGGVAGGLYAHLSTFLSPESFVFLESCNFVAMAVVGGLRHIFGGILGGIVVTLVPEFLRVKGWEIYYLMGSSLVILLLVIYLPSGLVPAIDNVFDRLFVRGSSSVARGSGASPTGTGPAKVTKGR; translated from the coding sequence ATGACCGCCGCATTTCTGCTCATTCCCGTGCTCGACAGGAACCAGTACCACATCTATATCCTGGACCGGGCATTGATAAACTGTATAGTCGCCAGTGGCCTTGTTGCCTTGACAGGGCTGGCGGGTCAGATGTCGCTTGGGCATGCAGCATTCTACGGGATAGGCGCCTACACTTCCGCCCTATTGACCGCGAGGCTCGGTGTGCCGATATGGCTGGGCATCGTCGTGGCGGCCGTTGTCTGCCTTGCGGCAGGGATGCTTCTGGGCATACCGTCCTTCAGAGTCTCGGGCTTTTACCTCTCTCTCGTCACGATCGCGTTTGGCAACATAGTCTGGATGGTCATCGTGAACTGGCAGTCACTGACCGGAGGGCCACTTGGGCTGCTTGGCATCCCCACAATCAGGGTCAGCGGCAAGCCCATTGGCAAAGTGGGGTTCTTCTATCTGTCCGCCGTGGTTCTCGCGTTAACCTTCATCATCAGCCGCAGGATCGCCGGCTCCTATCTTGGACGCGCAATGAGGGCGATGCGCGACGACGAAGTGGCGGCCACCACCATGGGAATAAACGCTAGAGCCTTAAAACTCATGGTATTCTCCCTTTCGGCAATGTACGGCGGAGTTGCGGGGGGCCTGTACGCGCACCTTTCGACATTCCTGAGCCCCGAGAGCTTTGTGTTCCTGGAGTCATGCAATTTCGTTGCCATGGCTGTCGTGGGAGGGCTGAGGCACATCTTCGGTGGAATACTCGGGGGCATTGTGGTTACGCTGGTCCCGGAGTTTCTTCGAGTCAAGGGATGGGAGATTTACTACCTTATGGGCTCCAGCCTCGTGATCCTGCTCCTGGTGATCTACCTGCCCTCAGGGCTAGTTCCCGCAATCGACAACGTTTTCGACCGTCTCTTTGTGAGGGGGAGTAGCTCAGTCGCGCGCGGCAGCGGAGCTTCTCCCACCGGCACTGGCCCGGCGAAGGTCACGAAAGGTAGGTGA